In the genome of Nomascus leucogenys isolate Asia chromosome 12, Asia_NLE_v1, whole genome shotgun sequence, the window tgcccaggctggagtgcagtggcacgatctcagctcactgcaagctttgcctcctgggttcacgccattctcctgcctcagcctcccaagtagctgggactacaggcgcccgccaccatgcccggctaattttttttttttgtatttttagtagagacagggtttcaccatgttagccaggatggtctcgatctcctgacctcatgatccgcccacctcggcctcccaaagtgctgggattacaggcatgagccacggcgcccggccatgcctggccaatttttaaattttcttttttgtcgagactggtcttactatgttgcccaggttggtcacaaatccctggcctcaggtgatcctctcaccttgcaccgggattacaggcatgaaccacaccTGCTCTTGACTGGCTCTTTGACTTTGCTGGGCATTGAGAGAACTGTGACCTCCTGGCTTCTATTGTTGCCACCTGGCCTTTATTGCTTGGCATTGGGGAGGGAGTCGGTTATTTCCATTGCTATCAATAATCCCAGCTTTGTTATGACCTCTCCTACCTTCATCCCTGGCCTACGGAGCGGAGGCCGCACTGTCTGTCTCATTCCCATTTTGTTTACTGATGCTGGTGCCCCCGTCACCAATGCCGTGGTAAGGGATGTGTGTCTTCCATGGAACATAATCCACGGTGGGTCTTTAGACCTCAAATAATACAGTCCAACACGTCTACTTTcctaaacttttaaatttcttcctccaCTGCTGATGTGGAGGAAGCATTGAAATTCAAGCATTTCAACTGTGCTGCGTGGGTCATTACTTTTTCAAGGCTTGTAGGAGCACAATAATATTCATATATCTGAACTATTACACTCCTTGCTGGAGTGTAAATCCTGTATCCCAAGAAAGTGCCCCtaaattaataaactttcttATCCAGGTTTCTATTCTGATATTCTCAAAACTCTAGgtccggctgggcacagtggctcacgcctggaatcctaacactttgggaggcagaggcgggtggatcactcgaggtcaggagttcgagaccagcctggccaacatggtgaaaccccgtctctactaaaaatacaaaaatcagccgggcgtggtggcaggtgcctgtaatcccagctactcgggaggctggggcaggagaatcgcttgaacccaggaggcggaggttgcagtgagccgagatcgtgccactgcgctccaggctgggggacagagcaagactccatatcaaaaaacaaacaaacaaaaaattctaggTCCATGGGAACCTCCCCTGCTCTTGCTGGTACATGCTTAGTTTAGTTCCTTTCTTCCTTGTAAGACCCAGCACATTCTTGGCCCTGAATTACGTGGTGACTTATGCCCAGTTATTCTGGTAGCCAGAAGAGGAGATGGGGCTGATCTGGAGGGGCACTCCTGTTATGTTTCAGGGAGAGATCTCTGTGTTGCCTTTCCTGGGCAGCAGGTGGTGCTAGCTCTTAATAGAGGGCGGTGGGCCCTCTTAGCAGGGTATGTGGGGTCAGAGGAATCTGGGAACCAAAATCTTCAGGGATCTCCACCATCCAAGGTACCAGATGTCCCCATTCTGTGTGTTGGAATCCCAGCGCAGGTTTTCTCAGCCAGGGCCTTGATCTTGACGGGGCAGATCTACCTTGGCTGAGGGTTctagccacctgcctcagcctcagtggGGTGTTAGTTTTTGAAGCTCCTGGTTGCTATCAATTTCTGAGTTCTCTCTATCTTTTATGGCTCTTCTATTGCAGGCGATCTCTTTGCTACCAAAGAAGCTCCTGGCCCTCACACTTAGTTTCAGTTGTTTGCTAAgtgccttttcttctctctctgtacAATACCAGTGCAGCTGAGTAACAGCCAATTCCTTTGTCATTGTGGGCTTTGTTCTCCTGTGCAtttttggtatgttttaattttaatgttaaaaatggaCACACTGTAATTGCCCATCCTTATGGGGTACAATTTATCTCTGTACTTTTCAAAAGCCTGAATCGTTTCACTGGCCAGGTGGTCCCTGCCATCAGCTCATTCTCCTAAATTACCAAAGGTGAAAGTTTTTCTTGCTGGAGACTGTTCTggtctctattatttttctgtcaaaTTCTGCTTGCAAACTGAAAAGTTCCttttttagtttctctttcttgCAATACCTTACCAATCACAGCTAAGAAGAGTCTGTTGCTACTTTTAACATTCTGCCTGGAAGTCTCTTTAGCTACCTCCAACAAATTTATTAGGTATATTTTCTAGCTCCCAAGATACCACAGGTGACAGTTTTGTGAATGATTCTACCATCATATAACATGGGTGGTCTTTCTCCTGTCTCTGAGAGCAGTTTTCTCCCTGCTCATCCAGACTCTGTAACAGTCTCCTTGCTGCCCTTCTAGGCTGTCTGCTGCTGAGTCCCAAGATCAATGCCACTTGTTTCAGGTTTTAGTCAGGGCAGCATCCCACTTCCAAGAAACAATCTGTTTTAGTATCTATTGCTGAGTAACAAACCACCTCAAAACCTAGTGACCTAAGACAGCAATGGTTTGTtagtttctcacagttctgggggctggctGAGCGGCTGGTCTCTGGTCTTGCTTGTGTGCTGCTCCAGCTGTGTCTGACTGGAGGCTTGGATGCTGGGACAGATCCATGTGGTTTCATGGTCTCATAGCAAGGATGTTCGCCCAGGCTTCTTACAAGCACCTGAATTTTAAGAGAGTAAAGGAGTGGAAACTACAAGACCCTTTAAGGCCTAGGTGCTGGAATGTACACAGCACATGTTCTTTGTTCTATTGGGCAAAACAAGTCACTGGCAAACCCAGATTCAAGCAGCAGTTAGAGAGAAAGCAATACCTCTCAAAAGGGAGGAACAGCAAACTCATATTGCAAAGGAGCATGGAGTGGGGCTGGTTCACTGAGGATCATTATTTAGTCATCTATTACATTTATAGTACATTTAAGATGCATGTTAGATACCCAGGTAAAGATGTCAAGTTGACACTTAGCTCTAAGTGCCAGAGAGGGAAATTTAGGCTGGAGAAATAAATTTGGTACAACATATCAACATATAGATTTGGTGCGTCTCGGAATCATCCTGGCCTTGGGGTTTCCGGCTGCTATATAAGTCTGGACTGTGCATGAGGCATGGTACAAGCGGAGTGCGGCCCTCTGCAGCCAGAGctgggtggaggctgggggaAGAGGAACATTGTGTTTTTGAGTCCACTTCCCTATTTGTGCACAGAGTATTCCACTAGTGttctcttccccacctccccaccttgACAGAGCCAAAAACATTAGGGATGGTATTAGGACAACTGACCTGCATGCCAAGGACATAGGACAGGATACTATGCCATTGCCTTGTTTTGCCACCTCAAATCAGGAACCTTGGGAGAAAGGGGCTGTTTGCTGTCATGGCTTTATATCTAGAGGAAGGGAAAGCAAGAACGGGCATGAGCCTagtatttttgaaagaaaggggTGATTTCTGAGCCATCCCAAACCAGCAGGAAGGACAGGGGTGATAACCCCAACTTGTTCATAGCAGGAAGCAAAGAAGAGAAGGGATTCCGCGTCAGAGACCATGACACAGGTCAAGAGTTCTAGTGCTACTTGCTTTTCTATGGTTACTTTTCCTCATATTAAGTCCTTATGAAAGCCGCCTTATGTCCATGGTTTCTGTAGCTGCACCAGCCTCTACACTTCTGATAGTTCAGGAGTTGGGAATCTGTATTCTCCAATTGCTCCCCAACCTTAATGCACTTAACAAGTGTGTTCTCCACACTTATTAACCCTCCAAAATCCCATTTTTAAACtggtcctgctaatttttgcattctcCCCATCCTTGCTTCCAACTCCAGGGTTGGGGTGAGGTTGGGGTGGGCCATGTACAAGACTTTCTGGCTCTCTCATTTCTTGAGCAGAGCTGGGCTGTACTAATTGACCTCGAGGGTCTCAGCTGTGTTAGGTTGGGTGTTTGTTAGATCTCGTTAGGCTTGTAATTAGTGCAAGGAATCTAGGTCAGAGGCAACGGGTTGGAGTGATGGTCTCCTGGGGCATGACTAAAGGTGGGGAATAGCAAACAGCCTCCTCATTCTGTGGGTGGGACTTgtgtcacacacacagacaaacagacaCAGGGTCACATGCAGAAAGGCGGTCAAACTCTGccgtgtgtgcatgagtgtgtgcatgagtatgtgtgtgtgtgtgtgttcgctCCTGCATTTACTCGGGTTTCTTTCCAACCTCTCCATATATGGCGTGGCTCTGAAGCAAGCTGGGGATTGGCTGCTCCTGTTGGGAGACAGGGAGGTAgtaagaaagcagaaagagaaaggaaccCAGCGTAGGGAAGGGAGTGAcgaagtggggggtgggggcagtagCTGAGCTTGAGGGTTGCAGAAGCGAGCTGGGACTGCTTGCCTGTGAGGTTTAGATAGGGGATTCTTAGAGACTCATTTCCTGGGAGAATGAGGCAAATTTACTACTGGCAGAGGGGTTGGGAGAGCGGCTGGGGAAGGAGGTAAGAGCTGTTTCCCCAGGGACAGAGCTCTAGGCTCAGCACCGCATGGTTTGTGAGGACCAGGGCAGGAGTTAGAGAAATTTgcacttttcttttctccctggtCAACCTATGCTGTGGAGATAGAAGGAAATAAACTCATCAGTGTTCCAGGCCAACACCCCAGACATTCTTCCTGACGGAGGGAGCCGGGACTGCAGTTCCTTTATCCCTCCTCAGGCCCCTGGCTAACAACCTGATAGGGAAGGACAGGAAAAGTTGAGGAAAATGTCACTGAAATGAGAATTAAGATTTCATTCTTTACCTGCCTCTACCCCTCACCCCATCTCAACTCTGTGTCCTGGGTTCCCCCCCAACCCTGTCTCCCCATCCTAGGGCCTCTGGAGGGCACTTCCCTTTGCTTCATCTGTGTAAGAGAAGGGAGCAGAGCAGTTGTGAGTGGAAAGGGAGAATAAGTGCACCCTGAAAGCGTCTGGGGGCAGCTATGTGCTGAGAAAGTTGCCCGACACAGCTACTGAGCCAGCCCATTTGCCATGCATCACAGTTACTGGGGGCACGGAAGGGAAATATTGCAGGCAGAGGGGCTAGAATGATGGAGTGAGGGAAGAGAGGCACTGGGAGGAAGGGAAATGAACGTAAGCACCTTCCCATCCTCCTGTCACAGTGCCCAGGTTCAATACAAACGCTTCAACAGAACTCATTCCAGCAGCCTACCACAAGGGTGCACCTTAAGCGATTTTTCTAGTGGGAAGCCTGGCTCCACGCTAAGCTCTAAAGTTCTTGAAGACCAGGAACCATGCTTTCATCCCCCCTTCTGGCTTTCTCCTCTGAAGAGAGTGGTCCAGTACAGCCTGTGACCTGGATCTAGCTAAGTGACAGTGACCCCAACCGGCGGCCTCATTCACACTGTGCTCCTTCCGCCTGAGCTAGTGACTCACTGCCCAGAGTCAAACCAGTAACAGTAGCTGCAGTGGTCACTTTCTGACTGACAGGCATTTTCCATATTGTCCTCACCCATCCAACAGCTCTGCAGCTTGCAGATGAAAAAAACTGATACTTGGAAAGCATGTGCCTTGCCCAGGGCCTCATAATCAAGAAGTAACAGAGTTAGAATCTGAACCCAGATCCATCTGGTTTCAAAGCTGGGCTTATTTCACCAGCTTATGGCCTGGATGTTCCAGTAACTGCTGGAGAACTGGAAGCTGTTGGGTTTAGAGCCTAAAGCCCAGAAGCACAGTGCCCAGCTCTTCTCTTACTGTTGTGAGGTCCCCgatctttcttttctgcttctctcaccTGTCATTCTCCTCTCTGGTGTCTCCCTCCATCTTCTGGCTCCCCTGGGAGCCACAGATAATTGACATGTTGGGATACACATGTCATTtgtgcttttgtcttttttcattatGTGGGagcaacaaggaagaaaaaaagaaaaggaaaaatgctgGTAAAATACAAAGATAGAGACTTGTAAAAAGAAAGCATAATTCTAGCTTAGACTTCAATACTTGTGACAACGGATGGCTCTGCTGACCATGCTTAGGGCTGTGGAGAGTGCAGCTATTTGGAGGACAGGAAGTCTGGAAGCCTGGGTCCTCACCTCATACCCCAAGAGACCGTAGAATGACATGAAGGTGGCACTCTTGCACGCTTTCCCTCAATCAACTGGGATACACATTCCTCAAGGAAGGCTAGGTAACTACAGTCTAGAGCTAGGGAAAATCTCCATGACAGAGTGGCAAGGGACTAGAGAGAGCAAGAATTCCTCTGCCCTTGGGATGGTTTAACAGCAGTGATAAGGTCCAGAGAAGAGTTGTGAAGGAGAGATGATTTCTGGAAAGAAGGGGCCAGAGGCCCCAGTTTTGCTTACATGGGTTGTAGGAGTGACGTTAGAGCAGAAGATTGGGGATTGAAGGGTCTGTTTCTCCCACAGGtttttccccctcttcctcctatCCCATCTTCCTATAACATCGGGGCAGCCTCATGGCCAGGTCTACATGTAACTTGGCCCcgtctcctccccctcctcccctctcacCTCTAGTGACGCCCCGCTGCTCTTGGAGGATCAAGCAGCTAGCAGGGCACACTTCAAAGTCGTTTTTAACCCATTTACTTGATTCATGAGGCTCTGTCCCCTTCtttcccaaaatcaaattattCCCTTCACACATCTTCTGGGGACCTCACCACTGTTACTAAACCTGATCTCACACACTTCCGAGGAAAGAGGGAACAGTGAGTTGTGTGGGACCTACCACAGACAAGAATGTTGGGAAGCCTGGCAACTTCAgaggtgggtgggagggtggTGGCGTGGGCATCCAGATGCTTTTCTAAAGTGGGGACTTGCTTAGTGATGGAAGAGGTTTGAGGGAGAGGGGGATGCTACAGGAAACCTTAGCATGGCCGAAAGAGGAACTTGGACACGTTTGGTTTTCCCCTTCATCCTACCCAGCTTGCATCACACACCAGTTTCATTCTTAGTTCAGTTCTTCCGTGGGGTCTGTCTCTAGTTCCCCTGTGCTAGGGCCCTGAATCAAATAATGAAACTAGTCTCATCCACTCaaggttggatttttttttttttttgagacggagtttcgctctcgttgcccaggctggagtgcaatggcacgatcttggcttgctgcaacctctgcctcccaggttcaagtgattctcctgcctcagcctcctgcatagctgggattacaggcgcccacccacgtgcctggctaattttttgtattttcggtagagactgggtttcatcatgttggtcaggctggtctcaaacttctgacctcaggtgatccacccgccttggcctcccaaagtgctgggattacaggtgtgagccactgcgcccgacaaGGTTGGATCTTTGAGTCAAGGTTGGGAAGGGTGTGGAAAATGAAGGGAAGAAACACCTCATGTAAGAAAATCCAGGCAGCTCGATCTCAATCAGAGACTTTCAGGAATGAGAGGCCAGTGTCTGGCTGGGGAGATTTTAATTCCACAAATCCTCCTCAGGGCTGGGATAAATTTCACATCCATGTGCATGGACAGTTGACACTGGCCTCCACATCCCTACAACTAGAGTTGGGCAGCTGAAACTTCACCCTCAAACTGAAGGCCTGGGGTGGGACATAACAGAAAACACCCTCGTCCCCCTCCTGCTCTAAGCTTAGAAACCCACTGTATCCTTGGGAGCAGCAGTGGACTCCCCATGCCGTCTTGGGGGCAGGCGGTGTGTGGAGTGGTCAGACTGTGTCTTTACCGtgccttctctttctctggcTGGGTAAAAACTTCCTACTGCTGCTGCGGGGTCACTTCCTCAAGCCTGCGGGGCATACGGAAAGTAGGTGGGGCAATAAGGGTTGTAGTGGGGTCAGGCATCAGCAAGAGCAATGAGttcgtttttgttttctttttttgattgagGTAAATAAAAAAGCTTTATCCAGCAACATGGAGATAAGAGTCTGTCCAACCTGACGAGTTCCAGACCCCACCCTGCCCTCACATCAGGCTCTTCCGGTACTGACTGTGAGGGGTGGTCTGTCTGAGGTGGGAGTCGGGGGTCTGCAGGTCCATCTGTCTGTACAGGTCTCTCAGCTCCCTGACCTCCTGCAGCACCCTCTTTGCCTGGCTCCAATTTGATGATGCCTCTCCCAGCAGCCGTTCCGTCTCCAGCAGCAGCTGCTCTGACTCAGAATCCGGCGGAGACCGAGGGGGGTCCTTGGCCTTTCGCTTCCCATCTCCCATTCCCTGAACCTCTGCCAGAAGCTCCTGAGTCTTCTCCAGTTTCCTTGCTACCAGGTCCTGGATCCGGGACAGCTGCCCCgggtgggggagggcaggggttgggggttcCTCAGCCCGAAGCTGGAGGGTGCGGGCAGGGGCAGCGTCCCGCTGAGATAGGATCTCCTCCAGGGAGGCACAGCGGCCTTTCTCTGTGGACGTCAACTTCTTGGGTGCCTGGGGGGTGTAGGTGGCccctttgtctgttttttcccAAGGTTGGGAGAGGCTGCTTGCCCGGTCTGCGGAGGGCTGGATGCGATCTGAGTCTGCTCTCCGCCGGCTCCCTGCCAGCTGGGCCACAGACTTGTCCAGGTCAACCCGAAAGCTCTCAGCACAAGAGGTTGGTTCCTCAGGGGAAGGGTCTTCCTCTTGGATCAAGTCCAAGGTCAGCATCCCATCTGAGGTAGAGGTGGACGcctggggaggaaggggggaATAAGTGGGGAAAGCTGTCATCAGGAGGGATTTTTGGAATGACTGCCTAAAAGATGCAAGCTGTGGTCATTTTCCTCTACAAGCCTTCCTTGAATGAGAagtacttttttttagagacagagtcttgctctgtcgcccaggctggagtacagtggtgcgatctcagttcactgcaagctctgcctcctgggttcacgccattctcctgcctcagcctcctgagtagctgggattacatgtgcgcaccaccatgcccagcgatttttttttgtattttaagcagaggcagggtttcaccatgttggcgatggctggtctcaaactcctgacctcaagtgatacaccgtatcaacctcccaaagtactgggattacaggtgtgagtccccCTGCCTGGCGAAGCCCTCTGCTCTTGACTGAACCCTCCCACTGAATGTGctgtttcttattcttttgaTAGTGACTTGaatgtttcttcttctgtgatTTAGTTTCTGTTACTTGTTTCCCGTATTCTCCACTCTACCATAAGCTTCCTGAGGGGCGTCCTCTTCCTCGGTATTGTGGACTCTCAGCATTAAACTGGGTCTGACACACACAGGATGCTCCCCATGGCACAATGACTGTCCTCCTCCATCTGCATCCTCTGAGCCCCACACTTCAGCCCCGTTGCCTTATAATAAAATTTGTTCTATTTCCAGAATACTAAAAATGATGAGTATTCAATACAAAATATGTAGTTATACATATGTTGTTTTAGTCAttcctcacagcagcccttcaAGGCAGGTATGATTACTGCCTCATTTTACAGTTGGAGACATGCAACTTCAGGGAACCACACAGATAGCTGACTGATTACAGTGAGGTTCCAACTCAggttctgactccaaagcctgtgttctcTGCACTAtacctgcctgcctctctctctaaAGACTTAAGAGCTCAGAGGCATGAAAGAAACCAGCACTCTGTATGTTTCAGGGGTTCATTGTGATCCTTTCTCCTCCAAACGCCCGCAGCACTACATGTTGTTACCCATCAAGACAGCTACCATACAGtagcttatttttcattttcctgtggGTACAACTCATTTTCTCCAAAAGAAGGTAACATTACTGGGAGCCGGGACTTTTGAACTCCTAATGGGTGCTGAATAAATCCTTTTGATTTAGATCAGGCAGAGGCATGGGGTGGAAGGACTTCCCTCGCCTTTCATCTTGGCATCAAGAGGCCTCCCACAAATGCCTCTGGTGGCATACAGTTCTGTCTGAGATGGACTGACACAGAATTGGCCCTTTGGCAATGTTTATTACAGTCTTACATACCACAGCCATTAGGTGTCCCCTTGTTGGGGGGCGGCGGGAGTGTTGGATTTTTGCCCTGTCTCGAGTGGGATGGGCAAGATAGCTGTCCTCCTCAACGGTGACCTGAAGAGATGTACTGTGAGTCATGAGTGCTCTTCAGCGACTTGCTGTCCCAACCCAGCATCCCGAGGCCTGAACATGTGCCCACTCCATTCACTGCTTCTCAATGAATCCATGGACAAGGGGATTTACTGGACACGAAGGGGCTCTTTAAGCTGACCCAAGGCTGGCTCCCGCATCATGAAGTGGGGAAGAGGAGGTGTCAGATGAGACTTGGAGAGAAGGTAGAAAGAGATCAGGGCTTTTAAAAGGGAGGTAAAGAAGTAGAGCTGGTGGGGGAGCGAGTAAATGGGGCCTGCACAATCCTCCCCCTTCAGTGGGTCACAgctgctccctctgccccagcgtccctccctctccccacagtgAGCCCCCTGACCTCATCCAAGATACGGTTCTTGGCTCGAGTGATGGCAGAGTTGAGGGCATTGATCCACGATTCCTTCTCTTCTGGACTCACTGCCAGGAAGATCAGGTTGGGTGCCTGTGAGGGGAAGATTCCTGTTTCAGCCAGGGTTTTAGAGGTGGTGCCTCACCTTGACAGTGAAGAAATAAGAGATTATAATCTCACTTTCTTAGACCCAGCTCCAGGAAGGAGATATTCTGCTTCCAGAGTCATCCATAACTTAAGGAAACCCAGCTTCTATTCCTGCAAAATGCATAGCTAGGGGGTTGTTTTAGAAATGACCAAGGAAGAGCTAAGAAGGATACTGAATATTAGTATGGTATTGGAGATAATTAGAGGAAGTCTGATGAAGGATaggtattaaaatacaaatatttcagtGTTTGAAGAAATAGCATGTGACAGGAGTAACTTCCCTGGGTTCCCTCAGACAAGATGAATTAGATTCAGAACTTCAACCACCTATCAGGGTACAAGGACAGGGATTTTCTTCTAAGGGATGTAAATACGCacatgtgtggatgtgtgtataagacagagaaaaataaagagatataTAGAGATGATCTTTGTGGCTGAACAGGTTAAAGGCTGGCCTGcctggaaagaaggaaatggcTACAATATTCTTAGGTGAAATGATAAAAGCCAGCAGGAGAGCAATTCAGGGCCTCTGAGCCAAGATTGCTGAGAAACTGAGGGGAAGGAgctctcccctgccccctccaACCCTGTCCATGTTCCAGcggccaaggtggcaggagaaaCATACCGTGTTACCGGGCTGTTTGGAGTGGGCAAGAGTAAACTTGCTATGATttttcttgctcctgctcttggaCTTCCGGAGCTCTTCACACTTCTCATAGTCACTCAGGTCAAATACCTCTtgaatatttttctcatcttttaccTAGGGGAGGGTTGGGGTGAGGTGAGGATGATAAAATTATTTAGCCCCTCCACCCAGACTGTTAGTTTAGATCATCTTGGGAAGCagaggaaggctgagggaggcacGCCAGGAGAGGAGAGGGCCGTCTGCCCAAAGCCTACAAGGGCCTCACATCGAGGAGGACGCTAGGGCAGCTCCAAGTCTTGAATGTTAaggtgtgtttctgtttaaaccCCTTCTCTTCACTCTGCTTAACCAGGCTGCCATTTCCAGAGTCCCACTATGCCTCTCTTCACCAATTGCCCCACTCTTTTCCTTAAGGACACACCTTACATGTTCTAAAAAGGCTCATGTCCTTAAAGGGACATGGTAGATGGTTGACCCATCGCCCTCAGTAAGACAGACCTGTATGGCCCTTGATGGTCCACGGAAAGAAGATCAAGGCAGGGCCAGTATCGGGGTGTCTGGTGGGAACGAGGGGCAGTCTCCGGCCTCCCCACTCGCATGTGTGCAGTATAGCTCTCCCATCCCATCTCGCTCCCTTCTCTGGCATGTACAATTATAGAGACTCATCTTCCTTGTTCATTTCAGGAGCATCGCCACCACAGGACGTCAGCCCCCTGTGTTCAGTTTGCTGAATTTGTCCAGAGAAGCTGAAAACTACAATTACAGTTCCtaccctttcctcctccctctaaGGTACTGTGACAATCCAAACTAACTCCTCCAGACCTGAAAAACCATTTATTTCGTCCCCCTATCTCTAGGCAAGAATGCACTTAAGACTCTCCCTGGAAGACTACACTTCAGACTTGGAAAAAAGTGACTTCTGTGACTTCCTGCCATAATTCCAGTTTGAGTGCCTGGGCCCCCTTTACTGCCAGGAAGCTCTTCCTCGTATCTAAACTTAGCCCTCCCTGCTATAGTCTCTGTCCTGCACTCTGGTTCTACCTTTAGCAGGTTTAAGCAACATTTAGCTCTTAGCACTCCTGCTTAACGTCTCATTGAGGCCGCATTCCCAGTGACATCCTCCAACCCCAACTAGCCTTTTCTGAGCACTGCAAAGCGGCTCTAGGAACATATCTTCGCAGCTCCATTTGAAACTGACcacaatgttttctcttttcccctaaGGTGGTGTTCCTACAACTGTGGGACTCTGAATCAGTGGCTTATGGATTTGTTTTGGCTTGCAAGGACCAAAGTTACAGAGAGGAGACTTAGTTATAAGCCCAGACCGTGCAGTCTGTCCACCCTCTgtgacttgagcccagggttgGAACACCTCAGGAAAAAGCTGGTCATGTTTTGCTGGAATGAGAAATTAAAAGCACCAGCACTTGTCTCATTAAAACTAAACGAACAGATAAAAGCAGTCTCACATCTTCCTTGGATGACATCTACCCACCCTGACTGAAATTATTTTCCAAGAGTCTCCAACTTCCCAAGCTCTGAAATAGGACTCGTGTGCATGGAGGTGAACTCATCTATCCTCCTGGTTCCTGGAAACCTGGAAGTGGGGAAGTGGTTCTCCCTTCCACTGCCCAGCCCATCTACAGTCTTGTATCTGCCCATCCTTCTGAATTGCTGCTGGACCTGGAGGCTGATGACAGTTGAGGACAGATGTCCACATGGCCCCATTCAGGTGAGTGACTCCTCATACATCTACCTCCATTTGTTTCAGCAAGGCTTGGCTCCTCCAGGGCCTCCCACTTTCCAAGGTTCCCTGGCTTTGGGCTGGAAAGCGGCCAGAGGCCTTGAATGATTACGGGTGGAAGTAGGACAAGGTGCTGGCAAGGGGTGTCCAAGAACAATTCCCAGAAACACGGGACAGGGATGTAAGATGATGCAtcatccctcctctccccctccttcttcaGAGTTGAGACTATCAGCAGATTCCAGAAACCGTGGAGAGGAAAGTGTTGGGTGTGTGAATGTAGCCAGGGGAAGAGAGTTAACTTACTATGTTTTCCttaggggaagggaaggaaagggagttATTCTAGCTTGCATACAGACTGATAAGGGGCTCTGGGGAGCAGGAGACA includes:
- the PLEKHO1 gene encoding pleckstrin homology domain-containing family O member 1 isoform X1, whose amino-acid sequence is MMKKNNSAKRGPQDGNQQPAPPEKVGWVRKFCGKGIFREIWKNRYVVLKGDQLYISEKEVKDEKNIQEVFDLSDYEKCEELRKSKSRSKKNHSKFTLAHSKQPGNTAPNLIFLAVSPEEKESWINALNSAITRAKNRILDEVTVEEDSYLAHPTRDRAKIQHSRRPPTRGHLMAVASTSTSDGMLTLDLIQEEDPSPEEPTSCAESFRVDLDKSVAQLAGSRRRADSDRIQPSADRASSLSQPWEKTDKGATYTPQAPKKLTSTEKGRCASLEEILSQRDAAPARTLQLRAEEPPTPALPHPGQLSRIQDLVARKLEKTQELLAEVQGMGDGKRKAKDPPRSPPDSESEQLLLETERLLGEASSNWSQAKRVLQEVRELRDLYRQMDLQTPDSHLRQTTPHSQYRKSLM
- the PLEKHO1 gene encoding pleckstrin homology domain-containing family O member 1 isoform X2, with the protein product MAVASTSTSDGMLTLDLIQEEDPSPEEPTSCAESFRVDLDKSVAQLAGSRRRADSDRIQPSADRASSLSQPWEKTDKGATYTPQAPKKLTSTEKGRCASLEEILSQRDAAPARTLQLRAEEPPTPALPHPGQLSRIQDLVARKLEKTQELLAEVQGMGDGKRKAKDPPRSPPDSESEQLLLETERLLGEASSNWSQAKRVLQEVRELRDLYRQMDLQTPDSHLRQTTPHSQYRKSLM